Genomic DNA from Acidimicrobiales bacterium:
CCTATGCGGTCTTCCTCCAGACGGTGCCGGTGCTGGCACTGGTCCCGCTGATCGGCCTGTTGATCGGGTTCGGCTTCTGGTCGCGGGTTCTGGTCTGCGTGATCATCAGCCTCTTCCCGATCATCACCAATACCCTGTTCGGCTTGAAGTCGGCAGACAAGGGACTTCACGAGCTGTTCGCGCTCCACAACTCGAGTCGCAAGACCAAGCTGATCAAGCTGCAGCTCCCGGCCGCGTTGCCGGCGATGTTCACCGGCTTCCAGATCTCGGCCGGACTGTCGGTGATCGGCGCGATCGTCGGTGGACTCTTCTTCCAGCGAGGCCCTCGAGATCTCGGGAACCGCATCCTGCTCTACAGCAGCCGTCTGTCGCCGGGCGAACTGGTGGCGGCCATCATCTTGTCGGCGCTGCTCGGCATCGTGTTCTTTCAGTTCTTCGGCTCGCTCGGACAGCGGCTCACCCGTCATTGGCACCAGCCAGTGCAGTGAGCAAGCACCGCAAGCGTCAATGATCCACGTCGTCCGTTGAGGCGGGCGCGCAACATGGGAGAGAGAATGAACCGCACGAAATCCAACGCACGATGGCTCCAGCTGTCGGCTCTGCTGATGGCTCTCGGGCTCGTCGCCGCTGCTTGCGGCAGCGACAGCGCCAGTGGCGGCGACGACGCTGCTGTTGCCGACGACGCCGGCAGCAGCGATGGCGGCAGTGATGGCGGCAGCACCGAAGGTGTAGCCGGTAGCCTCGCCGACTGCCCGAACCCGATCGTCATCCAGACCGACTGGTTCCCCGAGTCCGAGCACGGTGCGGTGTACAACCTGACCGGCGGCGAGGGCTCGGTCGACCCCGAGTCCGGTCGCTTCAGTGGTCCGCTCAGCGCAGATCCCAGCATCACGGTCGAGGTTCGCGCCGGCGGTCCGTTCCTGGGTGACCAGACGACGATTGCCGTGATGGCCACCGACCCTGACATCCTCCTCGGCTACGTCAACACCGACGAAGCGATCAACAACTATGCGGACTTCCCGACCACGGCCGTGTTCGCACCGCTCGACATCAATCCGCAGATCATCATGTTCGATCCCGAGACCTACCCGATCTCGAGCTGGGACGAGGTCAAGGAGACCGGGGCCGTCATCGCCCACTTCGGTGGCGCGACCTACACCGAGTACCTCGTCGGCGCCGGCATCGTCGATGCGGGCCAGCTCGACGGTTCGTACGACGGTGCCCCGACTCGGTTCATCGCCGAGGGTGGCGCATTGATGCAGCAGGGGTTCGCCACGCAGGAGCCCTACAACTACGAGAACGTGTTCACCGAGTGGGGCAAGCCGGTCGACTTCCTGCTGATCCACGACGCCGGTTTCGAGATCTATCAGGGCCCGCTGACGATCCTCGACTCGAAGCTCGACGAGAACCGTTCCTGCCTCTCGGCCCTCGTGCCGGTGCTGCAGCAGTCGGCGGTCGACTTCCAGAACGATCCGGCAGCAACCAATGCCGCGATCCTGCAAGCGGTCACCGACATCGACAGCTTCTGGCAGCTGACCCCTGACGGGATGACCAACACGGTCAGTGAGATGACCCGCCTGAACATGGTCGGCAACGGCCCGAACAGCACCATTGGCGACTTCGACATGGACCGAGTCAGCGAGGTCATCAAGGTCGTGCAGGAGCAGGTGCCATCGATCAACGTTCCCGAGGGGATCACCGCCGAGGACCTCGTCACCAACGAGTTCATCGACGAGTCGATCGGCCTCTAGTCCGAGCGGAAGGCCGGCCCTTTGGGGCCGGCTTTTTCGCGCCCGGAATCGAATGGGTCGCACGGCCTAGTGGGCGGGAGTTTGTGCCCATCAAGAACACCCTCGAATCGGTCGTAGTCATGCGTGTCAGCAAGACATCCGAATCCGAAGGACTTGGGATGACCCCCACCCCGATTGACACCCCGAGCAACGATGGCGACATCGTTCGCAAATGGTGAGAAACGAGCAACACATGAGCAACGCAATGAAGGCACGGCTTTACGCCACCACCGCCGTCGTCGGCCTCAGCGGCCTCATCACCGTGATGGGTGCCCCCTGGAAGTTCAACTGATCGCTTCGGTGCCTCACCGGGCCGGCGAGGAGTTCTTCCTCGCCGGCTCAAATCTCTGTGCAGTGGACCGATAGTCACCTCGACGGCTCCCATCGGACATCGGCACGACCATGAGACAACGCATACGGCAGGTACGTGCCCATCGGTTGAGCCTCCTGATCTGGCTCACGGTGTTGGCCGCAGCCCTCGTCCTCTCGACCGCGTTTGCGAATCTGGACGGTGTGTCGCCGAGCGGTGACCACCACGCCACGTTCGTCGTCTTCGCGATCCTTCTCTTTGCCACCGAGCTCCGGCCAATTCCGTCGCTGACCGACGACACCGAGCTCACTGCATCGTGGGCCTTCGCCTTCACGTTGCTGCTGATCGCACCGTTGGCGGGCGCCCTCTTGGCGGTCTGTGTCGCACCCATCGCGAGCGACCTGCACAAGCGGAAGCGTTTCGACCGGACCATGTTCAACGCCGGCCAGTTCATGCTGAGCTTGGCCTTCGGCAATGTGGTCGGCTCGCTCATCGACGACCTCTCGCGAGTGTCCGACGGCGACCCGGTCACCCTGCGCTGGCTGGTTGCGGTCATTGCCGCCTGTGCCGCCGGTTTCGCCGCCAACAGCGTCTTCATCAGCGTGGCTGTCGCCTTCAGCCAGGGCCTGCCCGTGCGCGAGATGCTGCGACGTTCGCTTGGCATCAACGCCGGCATGGACGGGCTGCTGCTGGCGCTCGCCCCGGTGTTCGTCGTCATCGGACTCGATGCGCTCATCCTCGTCCCGCTGTTGCTGTTCACCGTCTTCGTGATCTTCCGAAGTGCGTCGATCGCCCTCCGCAACAAGCACGAGGCCACACACGACGAACTCACCGGCATCGCCAATCGCCGCATGTTCGAAGACCACGCCGCCATGGTCGTCGATGCGTCGCGTGCCGACGACCTCCAGTTCGCCCTCGTGCACATCGACCTCGATGGCTTCAAAGGGGTCAACGACCGTCTCGGTCACCGCTACGGCGACCTCGTGCTCATCGAGATCGGTCGACGCCTCGAAGCCGCCGAGCGTTCCACCGATCAGGTCGCTCGCCTGGGTGGTGACGAGTTCGCGCTCCTGATCGCCGACATCGACTCCGACGCCAAGGCCCTGGCCATTGCCGAGCGAGTCTGTGCCGAGATCACCCGTCCACTCGAGATCGAAGGTGTGCCCCTGACCGTCGGCGCCAGCATGGGCATGGCGCTGTTCCCGAAGCACGGTGACTCGATCGAAGAACTGCTGCACAATGCCGACACGGCGATGTACGCAGCGAAGCGGCTCGGTGGGGGCGTGCAGGTCTTCGCCGGAATGAAGGACGACATCGGCCCCAAGCGGGTCGAGTTGCTGAGCGAACTGGCCGTCGCCATCGAGAAGGGCCAGCTCAGCCTGGCCTACCAGCCGAAGGTCGACATGGTCACGGGAGCGGTCACGACCGTCGAGGCCCTCCTGCGGTGGACGCATCCGGTCCACGGTGATGTCCGACCCAGTTGGTACATGCCGCAGGCCGAACAAACCGACCTGATCACACCCCTCACCGACCACGTGATCGAGCTCGCGCTCGCCCAGTGCCGGCGCTGGAAGAACGACGGGATCGATGTCGGTGTGGCCGTCAACGTCTCGGCTCGCAACTTGCACGACCTTCGGCTCGCTGCCCGTGTCGCCGACGCACTGGAACGACATCAACTCCCGGCAGCGGTGCTCGAGCTCGAGATCACCGAGAACGCCGTGATGGAGGATCCGCTACGTGCCCGCACGGTCCTGGGCGATCTGCGTGAGCTCGGCGTCAGCCTCGCCATCGACGACTTCGGCACCGGCTACTCCTCGCTGTCGGTGCTGCGCGACCTCGATGTCGACCGCATCAAGATCGATCGGGCCTTCGTGACCAACGTGGCGACGTGTGAGAGCGATCGCAGCATCGTGCGTTCGGTGGTCGAGCTCGGACGGAACCTCGGAATGAAGACGATCGCCGAGGGCGTCGAGACGGTCGAAGCACTCGATGTCCTGCGTTCGATCGGCTGCGACGAGATCCAGGGGTTCCTCTTCGCCGCTCCGCTGCCGAGCGAACTCCTCACCCCGATGCTCCGCCAGGGGCGCATCGAGTTCTCCGAACTCCCCGACGCACGAGTCACACCGTCATGATCACCGCCGCCGTCTTCCTCGTTCTGGTCGCCACCGTGCCGCTCCTCGGCGGGCAACTGTCCCGGCTCGGGGAGATCCGGCTCCAGGGATGGTGGACGATCGTGACGTCACTCGTCATCCAGATCGTGCTCATCGAGGTGCTGTCGGACTCGTTCGGTGGCGTCACGGCAGCGGCGCTCCACCTCGCGAGCTACTTCCTGGCATTCATCTTCGTCTGGCAGAACCGCCACGTCGTAGGCATGGGAATCATCGTGCTCGGCGGCTTCATGAACACCGCCGCCATCGCCGCCAACGGCGGGGTCATGCCCGCCCGGCTCGAAGCGCTCGAGACCGCCGGCATCATCAGCGATTCGCCGACCTTCGAGAACTCGGCCCCGGTCGAGAACGCTCGCCTGGCTTTCCTCGGCGACGTGTTCGCCATCCCCGAGGGCATCCCGTTCGCGAACGTGTTCAGCATCGGCGACATCCTCCTCGTGCTCGGCGCCGGCATCACCGTGCATGTGGTTGGCCAGTCGTCGCTCGGTCGAAGGCTTCGAGTGCTGGACGATCCACCCGTCGAGCTGGAGCCCGAGCCGCTCGTGACCACGCCGATCGTGACCACGCCGGAACCCGTCGATTCCCTCGTCGCTCGCTACGAACAGTCCCTGGCCTTACGACGTAAGAAATAGAGTCTTTGGTCCCTGTCTGCCATGACGTGACATCCGTAACGTCTCCTCCAACTCACGATTGGAGAGCAACATGGCCGACTTCCTCAATGCCTTCACGATCCAGCGGTGGCTCGAACTGTGTCCGCAGGGCTATCTCGAAGACACCGTCTACGGCCACGGCGAGTCCGAACGTGAACCCGAGGTATTGGTCGCCGACGACGATTTGCGGACCGAGGCGATTCGTTCGACCGTGCAACTCGTCGTCGGTGAGCGTGCGGCCCTGGCGGCGTCGTCCGGGCTCATCAACTCGGCGCCCGACTATCCGAGCAAGCGCTTCCTGGCGACCCAGACGCTCGACGAGGCTCGTCATGTCGAGATCTTCACCCAGCGGCTGCACGACCTCGGCGTGAAGCCAGCCGATCTCGAGTCGACGATCGACCACTTCGTCAATCCCCATCTGGTCAAATTCGCCGAGGTGCTACTCGAGAAGGTCGACGCCGGTGACTTCATCGCCGGGGTCGTCGGTCAGAACATCGTGCTCGAAGGTCTCGCCTTCAGCGTCTTCGAGATGATGGAGGTCTCGAACCGGCAGGGGAATCCCAAGTTCGCTCACACGCTCAGCGGCACCATCGCCGACGAGCGGCGTCACGTGGGCTTCGGCGAGAACCGCATCGGTTCGCTCATCCGGGAGCACCCCGAGAAGAAGCCCGAGATCGAGAAGATGCAGAAGGAGATGGCCGGCCACATGCTGGCCACGTTCTCCACCGCCTTTGCCGACGACGGCCGCATCGACGACGCCACGAGGGCGCAGAAGCTGGCAGCAGGTGGCGTCGACGAAGGCACGTCGATGGACTACCACGGCGTGAACCTGGCGACGGCGTCGAACCCGGAGCGCCAGGGTGTGCTCGAGGCCACGGTCATCGAGGAGTTCAAGGTGCGGCTGGCCAGGATCGGTCTCGAGTATCAGGCGCCGGAACTGGTCCGATGAGTGCGGTGGCCGACGAGTTCGACCCCCATGCGCTCGAGATCGACGACTTCATCGAGCAGGTGCGCTCGTTCGAGTTCTGGTTCCAGGCCGTCGAGGGCTACCTCACGGATCGGCCCTACGGCCATCGTGAGGATGCCCCCGAGCCTGATCTGGAACCGGCCGATCGCGATCGGCTGATCACGACCCTGTGCAACTACTGCGTCGGCGAGACGGCGGCACTCGACGGCGCCAGCGGGATGATCGACTTCGCCCCCAACCGTCACGCCAAGATCTTCCTGGCGACCCAGGTGGTCGACGAGGCCCGGCATCTCGAGGTCTTCCTGCATCGGCTGCAATCGCTCGGGGTTGCCGACCCCGAGGCCGAGATCGAGCGACGAGCGAACCCGAACCTGCTGGTGTTCAAACAGCGCCTGCACGACCTGGTGGCGGCGAGAGATTGGGAGGCCTCGGTCTTCGCTCAGAACGTCGTGCTCGAAACGATGGAGAGCACGGTTTTCGTGACCCATGCCAGGAGCGCCGATGCACTGACCGCCGAGATCCTCGACGGAGTGATCAAGGACGAGCGGCGCCACCTCGGGTTTGGTGAGAACGATCTTGGGGGCCTGCTGGTGACGGCGCCCGAGTTGCGAGGCCGGCTTGCCGACTTGCGGGCCGAGCTCGATCCGTTGGTGCTCGGCAGCTTCGAGGCGGCAGCCAGCGACGAGCGCCGCGTTGCGCTCGGTCGTGACTACCTCGACGCGGTCGAGCGACTGGGGCTGACGTGAGCCAGGACACGATCACCGATCAGGTCGACACTTCCGAGCGGCAGTACTACGACCTCGAGGAGACGGGGTTCCTCGAGGTGCCGAAGAAGTGGCGCAAGTTCTACCGGCACTGGGAGGGCGACGGTGACACGCTGGCGCCCAACGAGATCCAGTGTCCGGTCTGCAAGGTCGTCATCAGATCGCGGCGCGACATCCGCGCCGGGGATCGCCTCTACTGCATGCCGTGCATGTCAAGGTTGCTCGTCGTCATGGGAGAGGACGGCGAGCTGACGACCGAGGTGGTGTACTGAGCCCCCTCAGTCCGGGGGCCACAGTCCGAGCGTCTCGAGCCGAGTCTTGTGCCGATGACAGGGGCCGCATCTGGACTTGCCGTTGGTGGGAACGGTGAGCCCGCCGTCGGTGTAGCGGATCGTGTGGTCGACCTCGCAGTGCACGCTGTGGGTGTTGCACCCGGCGCCCTGGCAATGGCGATCCCGTAGCAGGATCCCGAGTCGCTTGGCTCCTTTGAACAGCCGGACCTTTGCCGAAGCGGTGAAGTCGTGGGTTTCGGTGGTGGTGCGGAAGAGTCGAAGGTGGCCGGCGATGGCGAAGTCGAGAACATCGGCCGGGGCGAGCGGCATGCCGGACGCCGTTTCGCAGCGATGGTGGGCGGCGCGTTCGACGGCGTCGTCGGTGTGGCGGACCGGGGCGGGTCGACCGGCGAGGTCGGCGTCGCGTCGTTCGGCTTCGTCGATCAGGGTCTGATCGTCGGCAACGACATTGGCGACCACGTTGGCGGTGGAAGGATCGGCGCCGATGCCGTGGCGAAGCAGGATGATCACGGCGTCGTGCCAGCGTTGGCTGTTGCTGCGGAGGAGATCCTCGCCGCAGGCGTCGTCGCCGACTCGGGCTCGGGCCTCGGCCCAGTCGGCTTCGAAGAGCTCGTCGACCTTGGCTTGCAGCCCGGCCTCGACCACGGCCCAGAATGCCGTTGTGGTCTTGAACTCGCCGAGCAGGTCATGGCCGAGTCGTGAGGTGGCGAAGCCGCGACGACTGTGTGCCTTCTGGGCCTCGTCGTTCGGATCGATGGGATCGACCAGCTCCTCCCAGGCTCGGAACAGGTTGGCGCACTCGTTCCACGACTTGGTGGTCCAGCGCAGCAGGTGCTCGAGATCGCGGGCCAGGGCATCGCGGAGTTCTCGGCGATGCCAGATGTGGGTGAAGAGGCCGAGGTGGTCGAGGTTGAGTTCGCCGTTGCGATAGCGCCGACCGATCTCGGGATGATGCTCGAAGGCGAGGCGGGCCAGATGGAGCGTCTTGGTGGATGAGCGGGTGCGAGCTCGCAGCTCGTCGGCCATCCAGGTGGAGGTGTTGCGGTGGATCGGATCCTTGGCGCAGCCTCGCCGGTTGGCCTCGGCGAGGAGCTCGAGGTACTCGGCGTGCTGGCGACGGTTGGCCAGTTCGGCCTCGAGGACGAACTTGGCGAGATGCTCGTCAGCGATCGCAGCAACGTCGAGCGTTTCGCTGAAGGCGTCGCCGCCAGCCCGGTTTTCCTCACTGCCGCCGAGGACCATGGAGGCATGTTATCGAACATATGTTGCGAAGACAAACGGCTTTGGCAGAAAGGGTACGCGATTGAACTGTCGACGATGGACGACGTGTGCGGATGTCTTCCGTCGAGTGCGAGCGAGCGCATCGTGCCCTCGAGCCTGGTCGTAGTACGTTCCGCCAGGGCCGTCGTCGAGTGAGTTCGGAGTACGTCGTGAGGATCAGTGCCGTCGGAACGTTCGGGAATTCGCCTCGTCGCGATCTCGGATTCGTGCGGGCCTACGCCGAGACGATGGAGGGGTTGGGCTTCCACTCGCTCGTCGTGCCCGAGCACGTCGTCTTCTTCGGTTCCTACGAGTCCAAGTACCCCTACACCGAGGACGGCTCGGCCAACTGGAGTCCCGACACCGGCATCTTCGATCCACTGTTCGTCGTTGCGGCGGCCGCCGGTGTCACCACCACCCTCAAGTTCTGCACCGGCGTGCTGATCCTTCCCCAGCGGCCGGCGTTGCTCACGGCAAAGGAAGTGCTGACGCTCGACCACTTCAGCCAAGGGCGCTTCGAGCTCGGAGTCGGCGGTGGCTGGTCGTCCGAGGAGTACGCTGCGCTCGGTGTGCCGTGGGAACGCCGCGGGCGGAGGTTCGACGAGTACCTCGAGGCCATCAAGGCGGCGTGGACCCAGGACCGTGCCTCGTATCACGGGGAGTTCGTCGACTTCGACGACGTGGTCCTCAACCCGAAGCCGTTCACTCCGGGCGGGCCGCCGATCATCGTCGGCGGGGAGTCCACGGCGGCGATGCGTCGTGCCGCACGTCTGGGCGACGGCTGGTACGGCTGGTGGGCGAGCGGTGCACTCGCACCGCATCTCGACACCCTGCGAGCCGTCGTGGCCGAAGAGGGCCGGTCGGTCGATGACGACGACTTCGACCTCAAGGTGGGGCTGCCGATCGGCACCGAAACGGTCGACGAGCTCGCAGCGAAGATCGAGGTCGTGCGATCACTCGGCGCCGACGAGTGCGTATTGGCAGGGTTGGTGCCGACGGCCGCCATGGAGGCGACCCTCGCCGGCTACGCCGATGTCGCCGGGTTGGCCTGAGCCTCGAATTCAACGTCATCGGCCGTCGGCGACTGTCAGACTGGCCGACCATGGACCGACCGAGCGACAACCGGCCAGCGGACGACGCGGTCGTCGACTTCCTTCGCAAGCACCACGGCAGCGAGCCCGTTGATCTGGAGCCGTTGAGCGGCGGGTTCTGGTCGGCGGCGTACGGCTATCGGATCGGTGACGACGAGTTGGTGCTGCGTCTGAACGACGACCCAGCCGGCTTCCGTTCCGACGAGTTCGCCATGCGGTACGGCTCGGGCGGGCTACCTGTACCCGAGGTGCTCGAGATCGGTGCGGGCCTCGGACGTTGGTTCGCCGTTTCCCGTCGGCATCGAGGACGCTTCCTCGAAGAGATCGACAGCGACGAGGCGGCAACGCTGGGTCCGACGGTCGTCGATCTGCTCGGAGCGTTGCGGTCGGTGCCCGACAGCGGCGTCGAGACAACACCGTGGCGAGACTGGCTACTCGACGGCATCACCGATCAACCCGGGCGGCACACGTCCGGCTGGCGAGCAAAGTTGGCGGAACACCCCGACGTGGAGCGGACCTTCACCGCGGCCGAGGACACCATCCGCACGAACATCGACGCCTGCGTCGATCGCCGCCAGCTCGTCCACTCGGACCTGCTCCACTACAACGTGCTCGTGTCCCCGGCGGCTGATGCCGTCACGGCAGTCTTCTCCTGGAAGTGCTCGACGTGGGGTGATGCGGCGTATGACCTCGCGTGGTGCACGTTCTGGGGCCGATGGCACGCCGGGATCGGCGCGCTCCACCTGTGGTCACGCGTCGTGCCGACCCTGCCGGCCAGCGACCTCGTCGACCTCGGACTGCGGCACCATGTCTATGAGCTGCAGATCGGGGCGAGCCACCTCGGCTGGTACGCAACACTGGGTGACTCCGAGAATCTGCAATGGACCCGTCGTCAGCTCGACGAGCTCCTCGAACGAGGCCCGCTCGATCGTGCGCAGTGACGAGCAAATGGTGACCATCGAACGACTGGGACCTGATGATTGGAGTGTGTGGCGTGAGGTACGCCTCGCTGCGCTCGGTGATGCTCCTGACGCATTCGGGTCCACCCTCGATGACTGGGTCGACGCCGCGCCCGAGCGCTGGCGATCACGCCTGGCCGATGTCCCATGCAACGTGATCGCATGGCGCGATGGCGTGCCGGTCGGGCAGGCGAGTGGAACCGAACGCGACGAGGCCGGCCGCATCGAGCTGATCTCGATGTGGGTCGACCCGATCGCCCGCGGCACAGCAACCGTCGACTTGCTCGTCGACGCCGTTGCGACGTGGGCAAGCGATCAACAGGCTCAGCCGTCGTACTCAACGTCCGTCGACACAATCCGCGGGCAATCGCCGCTTATCAGCGTCTCGGCTTCGTCGCGACGGTCGAACAGGCTGAAGACCCGTCTGAGATCGTGATGGTCCGCCCGCTCGACAGCGAGTACGTGACTGACCTGCCTTCCGTTCTCGAGCATCAGGAGTAGCCCCATGTACGTGCCAGCCCACTTCGCCGCCGACGACGATGCCATCGCCCAACTGTTGGCAAATCATGGCGCCGCCGATCTGGTGACGGTGTCGCCGGACGGTCTCACGGCCACCATGTTGCCGTTCACCTACGATCCCCTCGACGGCCCGAATGGTTCGCTGCTCGGACACGTGGCCAAGGCCAACACCCATTGGCGACACACCGTCCAGGGCGAGGCCCTGGTCATCGTCCGAGGAACCGACCACTACGTGTCACCGTCCTGGTATCCGTCGAAGGCCGAGCACCACAAGGTGGTGCCAACGTGGAACTACGTCGCTGCGCACGTGTATGGAACCGTCGAGTGGATCGACGACCCGGCCTGGATCGAACGTGTGGTGAGAGGCCTGACCGACAAGCACGAGGGCCGACTCGACCACGGCGCGGCGTGGAGCGTCGACGATGCTCCGGCCGACTTCATCGCCGCCCAGCTGAAGGCAGTGGTGGGCGTGAGAGTGGAGGTCACACGCATCGAGGCCAAGGTGAAGATGAGCCAGAACCGAGCACAGGCTGACGTGCTCGGCGTGATCGATGGGCTCGACGCCATTGGGCATCACGACGGTGCGGCGAGCGTTCGAGCCGCCAACGTCGACCGTCTCGGGAGCTGATGCCGGGGCTGACGACACAGCCGTCGTGCGTCGTTTGCGAGCGGCCACGCTGGGTACGAGTCGCCCATGTTGAAACTGATTCGTTCCTCTGTGTTCTCCGCAGTTGCCGCCTGGGCGTGGCAGAACCGCGCCACCATCATCGAGAAGGTGAAGTCGTTGACCGACTCCGGCCCGGCAGACACCGCAACCGGCTACGCCGAGGTGGTCGGCAAGGACGGCATGATCAGCAAACCGGCCTTCGACAAGGCCGCAACGGCCTGACCGGTCAGCCCAAGGCAGCGACGAAGCGGTCGACCTGCTCGGCTGGCGTGGACCACGACGTCACGAGGCGAACGACCGAGTGGTCTGCGTCGTGCCGCTCCCATACGTAGAACGCGTACTCTCGGCTCAGCGACTCGATCAGCGTGTCGGGCAGGATCGCGAACACCTGGTTGCTCTCCGGCTCCGCTGACAGACGGTGACCGGCGGCGCGCACGCCATCGGCCATCGCCCGAGCACGGTCGTTGGCGTGGCGTGCTGCTCGCTGGAACAACCCGTCGGCGAACAGCGCCCGGAACTGCAGCCCGAGGAGACGGCCCTTGGCCAGGAGAGCACCGCGCTGTTTGAGGTGGAAGGCGAAGTCGACCGCAAGATCGGGGTGCGGGATCACGATGGCCTCCCCGAGCAGGGTGCCCAGCTTGGTGCCCCCGATCCAGAAGACGTCGGCGACCTTCGCGATGTCGGCCAACGTGGTCGAGTCGGCGTGATCCGACGCGAGCGCAACACCGAGCCGGGCGCCATCGATCATGAGCAGCAGACCGAGGCGATCACATGCGGCGCGGAGATCCACCAGTTCGGCTCGCGTGTAGACCGTGCCGAGTTCGGTGGCGTTCGAGACATACACCAGCCGGGGCTTGGCCATGTGTGGGGCTTGTGAGTTCGCAGCGATGGCCGCCTCGAGATCGGCGGGCCGAAGCTTGCCGTCGACCGACGACATGGCAATGACCTTGTGGCCCACGGCCTCGATCGCCCCGGTCTCGCGCAGGGCGATGTGTCCGGTGGTGGCCGAGATGATCGCCTCGTGCGGTCGGAGCGTGGCGGCGCAGATCGTGAGGTTGGCCAGCGTGCCACCGCTCACGAAGTGCACGTCAATACCGGGCTGATCGCAGGCGTCGGCGATCAGTCGTCGGGCCTCGATCGAGTACTCGTCGTTCCCGTAGGCGGTCTGTTGGACGAGGTTCGTGGCCGCCAGCGCCTCGAGGATCTCGGGATGGGCACCCTCGCTGTAGTCGTCGAGGAAGCTGTAGGTGGTCATCGTGCTCCTTC
This window encodes:
- a CDS encoding ABC transporter permease, translating into MTEVVAAEPVVETDEPIAVLAPTPASRRDPVAKRVGPPLVVFAGFIALWYAYARFVLDENGRKTALPYPHKVLTSFWDGKIGDQPWQLLSALWVTFEVAIVGLVIAMAIGVTFAVLMSQAKWVETSFYPYAVFLQTVPVLALVPLIGLLIGFGFWSRVLVCVIISLFPIITNTLFGLKSADKGLHELFALHNSSRKTKLIKLQLPAALPAMFTGFQISAGLSVIGAIVGGLFFQRGPRDLGNRILLYSSRLSPGELVAAIILSALLGIVFFQFFGSLGQRLTRHWHQPVQ
- a CDS encoding EAL domain-containing protein encodes the protein MSLLIWLTVLAAALVLSTAFANLDGVSPSGDHHATFVVFAILLFATELRPIPSLTDDTELTASWAFAFTLLLIAPLAGALLAVCVAPIASDLHKRKRFDRTMFNAGQFMLSLAFGNVVGSLIDDLSRVSDGDPVTLRWLVAVIAACAAGFAANSVFISVAVAFSQGLPVREMLRRSLGINAGMDGLLLALAPVFVVIGLDALILVPLLLFTVFVIFRSASIALRNKHEATHDELTGIANRRMFEDHAAMVVDASRADDLQFALVHIDLDGFKGVNDRLGHRYGDLVLIEIGRRLEAAERSTDQVARLGGDEFALLIADIDSDAKALAIAERVCAEITRPLEIEGVPLTVGASMGMALFPKHGDSIEELLHNADTAMYAAKRLGGGVQVFAGMKDDIGPKRVELLSELAVAIEKGQLSLAYQPKVDMVTGAVTTVEALLRWTHPVHGDVRPSWYMPQAEQTDLITPLTDHVIELALAQCRRWKNDGIDVGVAVNVSARNLHDLRLAARVADALERHQLPAAVLELEITENAVMEDPLRARTVLGDLRELGVSLAIDDFGTGYSSLSVLRDLDVDRIKIDRAFVTNVATCESDRSIVRSVVELGRNLGMKTIAEGVETVEALDVLRSIGCDEIQGFLFAAPLPSELLTPMLRQGRIEFSELPDARVTPS
- a CDS encoding DUF5317 domain-containing protein, whose protein sequence is MITAAVFLVLVATVPLLGGQLSRLGEIRLQGWWTIVTSLVIQIVLIEVLSDSFGGVTAAALHLASYFLAFIFVWQNRHVVGMGIIVLGGFMNTAAIAANGGVMPARLEALETAGIISDSPTFENSAPVENARLAFLGDVFAIPEGIPFANVFSIGDILLVLGAGITVHVVGQSSLGRRLRVLDDPPVELEPEPLVTTPIVTTPEPVDSLVARYEQSLALRRKK
- a CDS encoding ferritin-like domain-containing protein translates to MADFLNAFTIQRWLELCPQGYLEDTVYGHGESEREPEVLVADDDLRTEAIRSTVQLVVGERAALAASSGLINSAPDYPSKRFLATQTLDEARHVEIFTQRLHDLGVKPADLESTIDHFVNPHLVKFAEVLLEKVDAGDFIAGVVGQNIVLEGLAFSVFEMMEVSNRQGNPKFAHTLSGTIADERRHVGFGENRIGSLIREHPEKKPEIEKMQKEMAGHMLATFSTAFADDGRIDDATRAQKLAAGGVDEGTSMDYHGVNLATASNPERQGVLEATVIEEFKVRLARIGLEYQAPELVR
- a CDS encoding ferritin-like domain-containing protein produces the protein MSAVADEFDPHALEIDDFIEQVRSFEFWFQAVEGYLTDRPYGHREDAPEPDLEPADRDRLITTLCNYCVGETAALDGASGMIDFAPNRHAKIFLATQVVDEARHLEVFLHRLQSLGVADPEAEIERRANPNLLVFKQRLHDLVAARDWEASVFAQNVVLETMESTVFVTHARSADALTAEILDGVIKDERRHLGFGENDLGGLLVTAPELRGRLADLRAELDPLVLGSFEAAASDERRVALGRDYLDAVERLGLT
- a CDS encoding DUF222 domain-containing protein, whose translation is MVLGGSEENRAGGDAFSETLDVAAIADEHLAKFVLEAELANRRQHAEYLELLAEANRRGCAKDPIHRNTSTWMADELRARTRSSTKTLHLARLAFEHHPEIGRRYRNGELNLDHLGLFTHIWHRRELRDALARDLEHLLRWTTKSWNECANLFRAWEELVDPIDPNDEAQKAHSRRGFATSRLGHDLLGEFKTTTAFWAVVEAGLQAKVDELFEADWAEARARVGDDACGEDLLRSNSQRWHDAVIILLRHGIGADPSTANVVANVVADDQTLIDEAERRDADLAGRPAPVRHTDDAVERAAHHRCETASGMPLAPADVLDFAIAGHLRLFRTTTETHDFTASAKVRLFKGAKRLGILLRDRHCQGAGCNTHSVHCEVDHTIRYTDGGLTVPTNGKSRCGPCHRHKTRLETLGLWPPD
- a CDS encoding LLM class F420-dependent oxidoreductase; translation: MRISAVGTFGNSPRRDLGFVRAYAETMEGLGFHSLVVPEHVVFFGSYESKYPYTEDGSANWSPDTGIFDPLFVVAAAAGVTTTLKFCTGVLILPQRPALLTAKEVLTLDHFSQGRFELGVGGGWSSEEYAALGVPWERRGRRFDEYLEAIKAAWTQDRASYHGEFVDFDDVVLNPKPFTPGGPPIIVGGESTAAMRRAARLGDGWYGWWASGALAPHLDTLRAVVAEEGRSVDDDDFDLKVGLPIGTETVDELAAKIEVVRSLGADECVLAGLVPTAAMEATLAGYADVAGLA
- a CDS encoding phosphotransferase; protein product: MDRPSDNRPADDAVVDFLRKHHGSEPVDLEPLSGGFWSAAYGYRIGDDELVLRLNDDPAGFRSDEFAMRYGSGGLPVPEVLEIGAGLGRWFAVSRRHRGRFLEEIDSDEAATLGPTVVDLLGALRSVPDSGVETTPWRDWLLDGITDQPGRHTSGWRAKLAEHPDVERTFTAAEDTIRTNIDACVDRRQLVHSDLLHYNVLVSPAADAVTAVFSWKCSTWGDAAYDLAWCTFWGRWHAGIGALHLWSRVVPTLPASDLVDLGLRHHVYELQIGASHLGWYATLGDSENLQWTRRQLDELLERGPLDRAQ